The Antennarius striatus isolate MH-2024 chromosome 11, ASM4005453v1, whole genome shotgun sequence genome window below encodes:
- the sirt1 gene encoding NAD-dependent protein deacetylase sirtuin-1 isoform X2 has translation MADGESSLGMALSGASEMEEPAVKRSKISPFNNYGFKMTKADQLSCLPGVTGSWEAAVNCVQPAEKEAKPVMAVEQAPAARGGDNNGLGTLVCEPHKPVVKLDDSAVLGTTEEEGADGLPSNGLAATPDRLNEEDDRSSHASSSDWTPQPQIGSYSFIQQHIRETDPRTILRDLLPETVLPPDLDDMTLWQIIINISEPPKRKKRKDINTLEDVVRLLKESKRILVLTGAGVSVSCGIPDFRSRDGIYARLAVDFPDLPDPQAMFDIEYFRRDPRPFFKFAKEIYPGQFQPSPCHRFISMLDKQGKLLRNYTQNIDTLEQVAGVQRIIQCHGSFATASCLVCKHKVDCEAVREDIFNQVVPQCPRCPDIPLAIMKPDIVFFGENLPEMFHRAMKQDKDEVDLLIVIGSSLKVRPVALIPNSIPHEVPQVLINREQLPHLNFDVELLGDCDVIVNELCHRLGGDFEQLCFNTVRLTEITEKPPRLPEQSPSEALLFSSDAAQEEHKQHCTDSVTKSLEETDSSNVTETSGNKVPSPEPRPSALCPSEETTEPLQLSPEGAPKDEATEEKSQTSNFELRRRCWLSRINRSPISKRLDAAQYLFQAPNHYIFHGAEVYSDSEDDTSSSCSGSESDSDDSECSADGMDDDDDSEPEEAGALAADDDTILRDKTQHTLSSETTLSVQTDSTSEKTHNATHL, from the exons ATGGCGGACGGAGAGAGCAGTCTTGGAATGGCCCTTTCAGGCGCCTCCGAAATGGAAGAACCTGCTGTGAAAAGGTCGAAAATTTCTCCGTTTAATAATTATGgattcaaaatgacaaaagcgGACCAATTATCGTGCCTCCCGGGGGTTACTGGGAGCTGGGAGGCGGCGGTGAATTGTGTGCAGCCAGCGGAGAAGGAAGCGAAGCCGGTGATGGCGGTAGAACAGGCCCCAGCTGCGCGAGGCGGAGACAACAATGGACTGGGAACGCTGGTTTGCGAGCCGCACAAACCAGTTGTGAAACTAGACGACAGCGCTGTGCTCGGGACAACTGAGGAAGAGGGAGCTG ATGGTCTCCCTTCCAACGGGCTGGCTGCCACTCCGGACCGCCTCAATGAAGAAGATGACAGGTCCTCACACGCGAGCTCCAGCGACTGGACCCCCCAGCCGCAGATAG GTTCCTACAGCTTCATCCAGCAGCACATCAGAGAGACTGATCCCAGGACCATTCTGAGGGATTTGCTGCCTGAGACCGTTCTCCCGCCAGATTTAGATGACATGACGCTGTGGCAGATCATCATCAATATCTCAGAACCTCCAAAAAGAAAGAAGCGGAAAGATATTAACACATTAGAAGATGTGGTCCGGCTACTTAAAGAAAGCAAAAGGATCCTTGTGCTGACCGGTGCTGGG GTGTCAGTTTCATGTGGAATACCAGACTTCCGCTCCAGAGACGGGATCTATGCGCGGCTGGCTGTGGATTTTCCTGATCTTCCAGACCCCCAGGCTATGTTTGACATTGAATACTTCAGACGCGACCCAAGACCCTTTTTCAAGTTTGCTAAG GAGATCTACCCTGGTCAGTTCCAGCCTTCACCCTGTCACAGGTTCATCTCCATGCTGGATAAGCAGGGGAAGCTGCTGCGCaattacacacaaaacattGACACGCTCGAACAAGTGGCCGGAGTGCAGCGGATTATCCAGTGTCATG GTTCATTTGCAACTGCGTCCTGTCTCGTCTGTAAACACAAAGTGGATTGTGAGGCTGTGAGGGAAGACATCTTTAACCAG GTTGTTCCTCAGTGTCCACGCTGTCCAGACATTCCCCTGGCCATCATGAAACCTGACATCGTCTTCTTTGGGGAGAATCTTCCAGAAATGTTCCATAGAGCCATGAAGCAGGATAAAGATGAAGTGGACCTCTTGATCGTCATTGGCTCATCGCTTAAAGTCCGACCGGTTGCCCTCATCccaa ATTCCATTCCTCATGAAGTGCCTCAGGTTCTGATCAATAGGGAGCAGCTTCCTCACCTCAACTTTGACGTGGAGCTACTCGGAGACTGTGACGTTATTGTCAATGAGCTCTGCCATCGACTGGGTGGAGACTTTGAGCAGCTCTGTTTCAACACTGTAAGACTCACTGAGATCACAGAGAAACCCCCGCGGTTACCAGAACAGTCACCAAGCGAGGCCTTGCTTTTTTCCAGCGACGCGGCTCAGGAGGAGCACAAGCAGCACTGTACAGACTCAGTAACAAAGTCTCTTGAGGAGACGGATAGCTCGAATGTCACAGAGACTTCTGGGAATAAAGTTCCATCACCAGAGCCTCGTCCCAGTGCTCTGTGTCCCAGTGAAGAGACAACAGAGCCTCTCCAGTTATCTCCAGAGGGAGCACCGAAAGACGAAGCCACTGAAGAAAAGAGCCAAACCTCCAACTTTGAGCTCCGGAGAAGATGCTGGTTGAGTCGAATCAACAGGAGTCCAATCAGCAAACGCCTCGATG CAGCTCAGTACCTGTTCCAAGCACCGAATCACTACATCTTCCACGGAGCTGAGGTTTACTCCGACTCTGAAGACGACACGTCGAGCTCCTGCAGCGGCAGCGAAAGCGACAGCGACGACTCCGAATGCAGCGCAGACGGGATGGACGATGACGACGACAGCGAACCGGAGGAAGCCGGCGCGTTAGCAGCAGATGATGACACGATCCtaagagacaaaacacaacacactctAAGCAGTGAGACGACTTTGAGTGTACAGACAGACAGTACGTCTGAGAAGACTCACAACGCCACACACCTTTAA
- the cox5b2 gene encoding cytochrome c oxidase subunit 5B2 translates to MAGRVFLRTCAALRLRGGAAVRPLATGGIPTDEDQATGLERRALQALKQGQDPYNMLKPKQYAGTKEEPHIVPCVGTKRMVGCVCEEDNTAVVWFWLHEGEAQRCPSCGSHYKLVHYELTH, encoded by the exons ATGGCGGGACGCGTGTTTCTGCGGACTTGCGCAGCTTTGCGGCTGAGAGGCGGCGCGGCTGTCAGACCCCTGGCCACAGGAG GAATTCCGACAGACGAGGATCAGGCCACCGGACTGGAGAGACGAGCCCTGCAGGCGCTGAAGCAGGGACAG gACCCCTACAACATGCTGAAGCCCAAGCAGTACGCCGGCACCAAGGAGGAGCCTCACATTGTTCCCTGCGTGGGAACCAAGAGGATGGTGGGCTGTGTGT GTGAGGAAGACAACACCGCTGTGGTGTGGTTCTGGCTCCACGAGGGAGAAGCCCAGCGCTGTCCCTCCTGTGGATCCCACTATAAGCTGGTCCACTATGAGCTGACCCACTAG
- the dnajc12 gene encoding dnaJ homolog subfamily C member 12, whose translation MEAVLTCDPEDLEDYYGLLGCDELSSTEQILNEYKIRALACHPDKHLDEPEAVTNFQKLQEAKEVLCDETKRKSYDLWRRSGISIPFHDWQALKDSVKTSMHWAMRNKKEPMLEAPEEETPATPPTADRHSEQESARISSHDAMPSSSAYCPPAHFRFAADSSSTLLQKFRNYEI comes from the exons ATGGAGGCTGTTCTGACGTGCGACCCGGAGGACCTGGAGGATTACTACGGGTTACTGGGATGCGACGAGCTGTCGTCG ACTGAACAGATTCTCAATGAATACAAGATCCGAGCGCTGGCGTGTCACCCAGACAAACACCTGGACGAGCCAGAagcag tAACAAATTTCCAAAAGTTGCAGGAAGCCAAAGAAGTGTTGTGTgatgaaactaaaagaaaaagctaCGACCTGTGGAGAAGAAGTGGCATTTCCATTCCATTTCATGACTGGCAAGCCTTAAAGGACTCTGTAAAAACT TCCATGCACTGGGCCATGAGAAATAAGAAAGAACCGATGTTGGAAGCCCCCGAGGAGGAAACTCCTGCCACTCCCCCCACAGCTGACCGTCATTCTGAGCAGGAATCGGCAAGAATCTCTTCCCATGATGCCATGCCATCCTCAA gTGCTTACTGCCCCCCTGCACATTTCCGTTTTGCTGCTGACTCATCATCTACTCTACTGCAGAAGTTTAGAAATtatgaaatataa
- the sirt1 gene encoding NAD-dependent protein deacetylase sirtuin-1 isoform X1 — MADGESSLGMALSGASEMEEPAVKRSKISPFNNYGFKMTKADQLSCLPGVTGSWEAAVNCVQPAEKEAKPVMAVEQAPAARGGDNNGLGTLVCEPHKPVVKLDDSAVLGTTEEEGADGLPSNGLAATPDRLNEEDDRSSHASSSDWTPQPQIGSYSFIQQHIRETDPRTILRDLLPETVLPPDLDDMTLWQIIINISEPPKRKKRKDINTLEDVVRLLKESKRILVLTGAGVSVSCGIPDFRSRDGIYARLAVDFPDLPDPQAMFDIEYFRRDPRPFFKFAKEIYPGQFQPSPCHRFISMLDKQGKLLRNYTQNIDTLEQVAGVQRIIQCHGSFATASCLVCKHKVDCEAVREDIFNQVVPQCPRCPDIPLAIMKPDIVFFGENLPEMFHRAMKQDKDEVDLLIVIGSSLKVRPVALIPNSIPHEVPQVLINREQLPHLNFDVELLGDCDVIVNELCHRLGGDFEQLCFNTVRLTEITEKPPRLPEQSPSEALLFSSDAAQEEHKQHCTDSVTKSLEETDSSNVTETSGNKVPSPEPRPSALCPSEETTEPLQLSPEGAPKDEATEEKSQTSNFELRRRCWLSRINRSPISKRLDAQYLFQAPNHYIFHGAEVYSDSEDDTSSSCSGSESDSDDSECSADGMDDDDDSEPEEAGALAADDDTILRDKTQHTLSSETTLSVQTDSTSEKTHNATHL, encoded by the exons ATGGCGGACGGAGAGAGCAGTCTTGGAATGGCCCTTTCAGGCGCCTCCGAAATGGAAGAACCTGCTGTGAAAAGGTCGAAAATTTCTCCGTTTAATAATTATGgattcaaaatgacaaaagcgGACCAATTATCGTGCCTCCCGGGGGTTACTGGGAGCTGGGAGGCGGCGGTGAATTGTGTGCAGCCAGCGGAGAAGGAAGCGAAGCCGGTGATGGCGGTAGAACAGGCCCCAGCTGCGCGAGGCGGAGACAACAATGGACTGGGAACGCTGGTTTGCGAGCCGCACAAACCAGTTGTGAAACTAGACGACAGCGCTGTGCTCGGGACAACTGAGGAAGAGGGAGCTG ATGGTCTCCCTTCCAACGGGCTGGCTGCCACTCCGGACCGCCTCAATGAAGAAGATGACAGGTCCTCACACGCGAGCTCCAGCGACTGGACCCCCCAGCCGCAGATAG GTTCCTACAGCTTCATCCAGCAGCACATCAGAGAGACTGATCCCAGGACCATTCTGAGGGATTTGCTGCCTGAGACCGTTCTCCCGCCAGATTTAGATGACATGACGCTGTGGCAGATCATCATCAATATCTCAGAACCTCCAAAAAGAAAGAAGCGGAAAGATATTAACACATTAGAAGATGTGGTCCGGCTACTTAAAGAAAGCAAAAGGATCCTTGTGCTGACCGGTGCTGGG GTGTCAGTTTCATGTGGAATACCAGACTTCCGCTCCAGAGACGGGATCTATGCGCGGCTGGCTGTGGATTTTCCTGATCTTCCAGACCCCCAGGCTATGTTTGACATTGAATACTTCAGACGCGACCCAAGACCCTTTTTCAAGTTTGCTAAG GAGATCTACCCTGGTCAGTTCCAGCCTTCACCCTGTCACAGGTTCATCTCCATGCTGGATAAGCAGGGGAAGCTGCTGCGCaattacacacaaaacattGACACGCTCGAACAAGTGGCCGGAGTGCAGCGGATTATCCAGTGTCATG GTTCATTTGCAACTGCGTCCTGTCTCGTCTGTAAACACAAAGTGGATTGTGAGGCTGTGAGGGAAGACATCTTTAACCAG GTTGTTCCTCAGTGTCCACGCTGTCCAGACATTCCCCTGGCCATCATGAAACCTGACATCGTCTTCTTTGGGGAGAATCTTCCAGAAATGTTCCATAGAGCCATGAAGCAGGATAAAGATGAAGTGGACCTCTTGATCGTCATTGGCTCATCGCTTAAAGTCCGACCGGTTGCCCTCATCccaa ATTCCATTCCTCATGAAGTGCCTCAGGTTCTGATCAATAGGGAGCAGCTTCCTCACCTCAACTTTGACGTGGAGCTACTCGGAGACTGTGACGTTATTGTCAATGAGCTCTGCCATCGACTGGGTGGAGACTTTGAGCAGCTCTGTTTCAACACTGTAAGACTCACTGAGATCACAGAGAAACCCCCGCGGTTACCAGAACAGTCACCAAGCGAGGCCTTGCTTTTTTCCAGCGACGCGGCTCAGGAGGAGCACAAGCAGCACTGTACAGACTCAGTAACAAAGTCTCTTGAGGAGACGGATAGCTCGAATGTCACAGAGACTTCTGGGAATAAAGTTCCATCACCAGAGCCTCGTCCCAGTGCTCTGTGTCCCAGTGAAGAGACAACAGAGCCTCTCCAGTTATCTCCAGAGGGAGCACCGAAAGACGAAGCCACTGAAGAAAAGAGCCAAACCTCCAACTTTGAGCTCCGGAGAAGATGCTGGTTGAGTCGAATCAACAGGAGTCCAATCAGCAAACGCCTCGATG CTCAGTACCTGTTCCAAGCACCGAATCACTACATCTTCCACGGAGCTGAGGTTTACTCCGACTCTGAAGACGACACGTCGAGCTCCTGCAGCGGCAGCGAAAGCGACAGCGACGACTCCGAATGCAGCGCAGACGGGATGGACGATGACGACGACAGCGAACCGGAGGAAGCCGGCGCGTTAGCAGCAGATGATGACACGATCCtaagagacaaaacacaacacactctAAGCAGTGAGACGACTTTGAGTGTACAGACAGACAGTACGTCTGAGAAGACTCACAACGCCACACACCTTTAA